Genomic window (Synergistaceae bacterium):
CGGTCGACGCGAAGACGACCGTCAACAGCAAAACGCCCAGTAATGGTGCAAATCTCTTTTTCATGAACACACCTCCTGAAAGATAATCCGGCACGCCGCCCGCGGGGCGGCCGGAAGTCCGATGTTCGGCGGGGCGGCGATAAACAACTACCCTGGTTTACCACTACCTATACCGAAAGCCTGGAGACTATCTCGCTTCTCTTCTTCACGTCCAGTTTACGGTAGATGCGGCGTATGTGCGATTTCAGGGTGTTGTTGGTTATACCGCACCGAAGCAGTATCTCGCTCCTATCCAGTTCCGTCGCCAGGAGCAGGGCTATCTCCGTC
Coding sequences:
- a CDS encoding LuxR family transcriptional regulator: TEIALLLATELDRSEILLRCGITNNTLKSHIRRIYRKLDVKKRSEIVSRLSV